tttatatataatatatatttgcAATTTGAAATAtggaaatattattttatttatttgccctGACTTGAAGGGCTTATTTCAGTCACAGCATGCTGGCATCACTGGAGCCAGACTTGACTATTTGAAATGTAACAATAAGTTTAACAGATTTTCTAAACCATGGGTAGAAAAAGGCACTGATGATAGGGTTGAGACaggaattaaaataaaacaaacataaaaaaaaggtAACTGATAAAATATCAAGCAGTGTGTCCTGGCCTGAAAGTATTACACAGTAATATGGGAATAGGCATATCAGAAATGCAAGAATAACAACGCCAAGAGTCCTAGCTGCTTTCAGTTCAGATTTTTTTGGACTTACTTTCCCCCTTTGTGTGACAGCTGCAACATGAGGTTGCATGGTCCGAATCTGAAACACGGCCACGGCAAATACTCTGAGATACAAAATTACAATGACAGTAATGGGAAGGAGGAATGTCAAAATAAGATCGGCAACCTGTATTGCAAAGTCAACATAAATCACACACTCTCCAAAGCAGGAATTAAACCTGCCTGGTTTATCCAGGTTATCCTTCAATAGCACACCGACAAGTAGGAGCGAGCAAATCCAACACATTAAGACACAGGTCTGAACTCTTTTTGGAGTGACTTTGGTGGGATAATGAAGAGGATCACAAATGGCCACATAACGGTCAACTGAAATGAGCACCATGGTTCCTACTGAGGCAGAAGTAACAACTATGTCGCAAACATAATACAACACACACATCAGGTCACCAAGATACCAACAACCATCTATGAGCATACTTTGAAAGCACATATTGAGACCCACAAAGAAATCAGAGACTGccagggagaggaggaggtggtttTTAGGGGTGTGGAGCTGCCTGGAGAGATAAGAGATAGAAAAATACATATTATTTGTAGCATCAATTATTCCAGCTGATCATCCACATCAAAACATTGTGAAAAAgttgttctgtttaagttattttatGTCAGTCCTTTTCTCCTGTACAACTGCTAGACTTATAAATGTATTAAGTATCTACTTGAAGTGGGAGATGGAGATgatgaccagcaggtttagAGCCACAGTAAGAAGAGAAATGGCGGTTAGAATTACATAAATAAGCACTGAGTCTGAGGGAGAGCGCTTTAATCTACTGCAGGAGGAGTTGAGATTTGGAAAGCAGAGTTCAGTTTCTGCCATCATCAGTTAGAAGCGCTTATGAGCCCCTGACACCTTTCTAACAATCTCAAATGTTATAACTTTGTCCCTCTTCTAAGATTCTTTCTTACTTGAAGATTAAAGTCCCTCCTCTTTTGCTGTGTAGAGACTCTAGAGATCCACAGACCAATTACCTTCTCAGTCAGTTTGTAATGAACATTGTAATATATAGAGATTAAAGTTATCTAGCActtttaaaactaaaagtgttcTACTAAAGATATTATGCACAAACAAGAAATTTACACAAGTAAAGTTGAAAGgggtttgttttaaaattttaaaaaaagaaaaccttttcAGACACTTCAGCGTACTTCCTGGTGACCACTGGGtttgttttataattttttaatacatgttttcttgttttcctattaataacataaaatcactgcatgtaaaagtccaagtccaAAATgaaacagttcaggaggccaACCGCGTGGCCAGCAGCTGAGGCGACTGAGCAGGTCGCTGAGGAAAGAGGGAGCTCACAGCTGGCTCTGAACACTGTGGCTGCAGGTCAGGGAACTGAACAGGAGGACGAATGGGCAACTGAGCTATGGGAGACTGGACTACAGACTGGACTCACTGGAGGGCAGGAGACTAGACTAGAGGAGATGCAACAGACCCCGACTTAGGCCTCCGTTCGTTGcctttttattgaaaacacaGTTGCAACACACACAATAGTTTACACAAGCACCTCCCACCGTAAAACCCCCCAatggttctaagacaaggcactatgtgtgtgtgtgtgtgtgtgtgtgcacatgtatgcatgtgcaagaacgtgtgtgtgtgtgtgtgtgtgaatgtatgtgagaatgtgtgtgtgtgtgtgtgacctcctgctcaccaaaaggATCATAAAAGTGACTGAGTCACAGCTGCCCTCATCCTGGGAGCTGGCACAGGCAACGGCTGGGCAGCTGCCATCCCCACCCGAGGAGCTGGTATGGGTGCAGGGACTGAGAGAGCCTCAGCCGGCCTGGGAGCCGGGGTAGTGACCAGCTGAACCTCAGCTTTCCCCACCTGAGAAACTGAAACGGGTGCAGAGAAAGGCCGGGCCTGAGCTGCCCTTGGAGCAGGAACACAGGTAGATGAAAGAGCAGGCTCAGATAAAACAGTCTTGGAATGAGTAGACCTAGGGTTTACATACACAGGAACCGTAACAACAGATTTATCAGACATTGTTTTGGCCCTTCTGCCACCACTATTTACAGTCTTTAACTTAGCAGTCTTTGGAGGTGTGGAAGTGCAGTGATTGTCCTTCATAAATACCAGCTCAGAAGGAGCTGAACGGAAACAGTTTTCCCAGTCTATGTCATCGTCCAGTATAGAAGCACCGAAAGGATCGGCGGTGAGTCTATTGTTTTTTATGTTCGGAGAAgcgggagaaaaagagtcttcACTTACCGTGGGGATTAGGTCAACAGAGTCCAGTTTATGGCAGCATGTGGGCtgcttcataccgtgtacattataacataccataataggcCCATTTCtctaatatacttacatatctatattattgctaatatatgttgtaatatatctatatcacggctaaagcacttctggatggatgcaaactgcatttcgttgccctgtacctgtgcatgtgcaatgccaataaagttgaattctattctattctaaattaTTAATCACTTCTTATCGTTGCAGACAGTGAAGGCGCTACATGgaaattttgatttttctcattGCTTTTTGCATGTACCGTGGTGAGAGGCTCAGCTATTAACCCCACccgtgtatgaatgtgtgtgtgaatgggtgaatgactggatatgtaaagcgctttggggtccttagggaccataaaagcgctatataaatacaggccatttaccatttaccatgaaCCAGGAACACTGTCGCTGTGAAGCAGCGTGCCAGGGTTCTTGGGTGTtcacccagtgttttcagttgtttcatGTACAGTTTATCCACCTGTTaacatttcctgttttcatgTTTACTTCCTGTGTGTTATCAGTTCAagtatgttcagctgtgttctcTCTGTCTGGTCCCTATTCATCATCATTAGCCAGTGTATTGTccagaggagaaatattttactgctattatttgctgctattagtataatcatcattaccatttcattattaagagtgatgttgcatgcagatgcattcagatgtttaaatatattggtattatattagtctttattacaagtccagtaagaaccactttaaatggttgagttgaatctataattttaaaggcttttgaatgtttttatattcttacacatagtcttcagtgggtgagagactgagttgcaggctgacaggaaacacgtctgcaaggcatgcttttgcagtgaaactgaaagcagactctgaatgcaagtactgtgagtaggatatgaaactgtattaagcttttagtagaggcttttgattaaaacatctattcagtagattacatatatagttccagttaggttattatgtgtaaggatgagcctctgttctggtgaaaggtcagaagtgcaacgggtgagatgtgagagcatgtAAGGGCGAGACAcccataaacacacatacagacacatatagtgagagaggtcatgacacgtacgcagtacacagcacgcacgcgcccccgcacgtgcacgcacacacatattagatagactccTTTGAGTAGGTAaaagtttaattatgttttgcttgcgactgcaaagttgtgcatgagtgacattttgtgcagaacgtggacctgatgttccagaagataagcctgggcaggatggagacaggaagcacctgggttcgagccgaagacgatgttcgttttaaactatgttaaaagtcattgtggttttggagtgacgtatgctttgtttgagtctgcctggtaacaggaagactgccaaccctataaagcctttgttTGACTATTGTACgttagttcgacgctgaaatctgcacagcgttcggactcacacatgtgttcattaaaatgccgtctaatttgcacccggctggatctgtggttatttttggatttccCCTCAATATTCT
This DNA window, taken from Oreochromis niloticus isolate F11D_XX linkage group LG16, O_niloticus_UMD_NMBU, whole genome shotgun sequence, encodes the following:
- the LOC109197397 gene encoding trace amine-associated receptor 8a-like, producing MWAAFSGKRKRVGLIAEPLAREPPLSRVGGGAAVPWRDGEAETELCFPNLNSSCSRLKRSPSDSVLIYVILTAISLLTVALNLLVIISISHFKQLHTPKNHLLLSLAVSDFFVGLNMCFQSMLIDGCWYLGDLMCVLYYVCDIVVTSASVGTMVLISVDRYVAICDPLHYPTKVTPKRVQTCVLMCWICSLLLVGVLLKDNLDKPGRFNSCFGECVIYVDFAIQVADLILTFLLPITVIVILYLRVFAVAVFQIRTMQPHVAAVTQRGKVSPKKSELKAARTLGVVILAFLICLFPYYCVILSGQDTLLDILSVTFFLCLFYFNSCLNPIISAFFYPWFRKSVKLIVTFQIVKSGSSDASML